In Zalophus californianus isolate mZalCal1 chromosome 4, mZalCal1.pri.v2, whole genome shotgun sequence, the following proteins share a genomic window:
- the MFN2 gene encoding mitofusin-2 isoform X1, protein MSLLFSRCNSIITVKKDKRHMAEVNASPLKHFVTAKKKINGIFEQLGAYIQESATFLEDTHRNAELDPVTTEEQVLDVKGYLSKVRGISEVLARRHMKVAFFGRTSNGKSTVINAMLWDKVLPSGIGHTTNCFLRVEGTDGHEAFLLTEGSEEKRSVKTVNQLAHALHQDEQLHAGSLVSVMWPNSKCPLLKDDLVLMDSPGIDVTTELDSWIDKFCLDADVFVLVANSESTLMQTEKQFFHKVSERLSRPNIFILNNRWDASASEPEYMEEVRRQHMERCTSFLVDELGVVDRGQAGDRIFFVSAKEALNARIQKAQGMPEGGGALAEGFQVRMFEFQNFERRFEECISQSAVKTKFEQHTVRAKQIAEAVRFIMDSLHIAAQEQRVYCLEMREERQERLGFIDKQLELLAQDYKLRIKQITEEVERQVSTAMAEEIRRLSVLVDEYQMDFHPSPVVLKVYKNELHRHIEEGLGRNMSDRCSTAITNSLQTMQQDMIDGLKPLLPASVRSQIDMLVPRQCFSLSYDLNCDKLCADFQEDIEFHFSLGWTMLVNRFLGPKNSRRALMGYNDQVQRPMPLTPANPSMPPLPQGSLTQEELMVSMVTGLASLTSRTSMGILVVGGVVWKAVGWRLIALSFGLYGLLYVYERLTWTTKAKERAFKRQFVEYASEKLQLIISYTGSNCSHQVQQELSGTFAHLCQQVDVTRENLEQEIAAMNKKIEVLDSLQSKAKLLRNKAGWLDSELNMFTHQYLQPSR, encoded by the exons ATGTCCCTGCTTTTCTCTCGGTGCAACTCCATCATCACAGTCAAGAAGGACAAGAGACACATGGCTGAGGTGAATGCTTCCCCACTCAAGCACTTTGTCACTGCCAAGAAGAAGATCAATGGCATTTTTGAGCAACTGGGGGCCTACATCCAGGAGAGTGCCACCTTCCTTGAAG ACACTCACAGGAATGCAGAACTGGACCCTGTTACAACAGAAGAACAGGTTCTGGACGTCAAAGGCTACCTGTCCAAAGTGAGGGGCATCAGCGAGGTGCTGGCCCGGCGGCACATGAAAGTGGCTTTTTTTGGCCG GACGAGCAATGGCAAGAGCACCGTGATCAATGCCATGCTCTGGGACAAGGTTCTGCCCTCTGGGATCGGCCACACCACCAACTGCTTCCTGCGGGTCGAGGGCACAGACGGCCACGAGGCCTTCCTGCTCACAGAGGGCTCGGAGGAGAAGCGCAGCGTCAAG ACTGTGAACCAGCTGGCCCATGCCCTTCACCAGGACGAGCAGCTACATGCTGGCAGCCTGGTGAGTGTGATGTGGCCCAACTCCAAGTGTCCGCTTCTGAAGGATGACCTCGTGCTGATGGACAG CCCTGGCATCGATGTCACCACGGAGCTGGACAGCTGGATTGACAAGTTTTGCCTGGACGCTGATGTGTTTGTGCTGGTGGCCAACTCAGAGTCTACACTGATGCAGACG GAGAAGCAGTTCTTCCACAAGGTCAGTGAGCGCCTGTCCCGCCCGAACATCTTCATCCTGAACAACCGCTGGGACGCGTCTGCTTCAGAGCCTGAGTACATGGAAGAG GTGCGGCGGCAGCACATGGAACGTTGTACCAGCTTCCTGGTGGATGAGCTGGGTGTGGTGGATCGAGGCCAGGCTGGAGACCGCATCTTCTTTGTGTCTGCCAAGGAGGCGCTCAACGCCAGGATCCAGAAGGCCCAGGGCATGCCTGAAGGAG GGGGTGCTCTTGCAGAAGGCTTTCAAGTGCGGATGTTTGAGTTTCAGAATTTTGAGAGACGATTTGAG GAGTGCATCTCCCAGTCTGCGGTAAAGACCAAATTTGAGCAGCACACAGTCCGGGCCAAGCAGATTGCCGAGGCGGTGCGTTTCATCATGGATTCCCTGCACATCGCGGCACAGGAGCAGCG GGTTTACTGCCTGGAAATGCGGGAGGAGCGGCAAGAGCGGCTGGGGTTTATTGACAAGCAGTTGGAGCTCCTGGCGCAGGACTACAAACTGCGCATTAAGCAGATCACGGAGGAGGTGGAGAGGCAG GTGTCCACCGCCATGGCGGAAGAGATCAGACGCCTCTCGGTGCTGGTGGACGAATACCAGATGGATTTCCACCCTTCCCCGGTGGTCCTCAAGGTCTACAAGAAC GAACTGCACCGCCATATAGAGGAAGGACTGGGTCGGAATATGTCCGACCGCTGTTCCACGGCCATCACCAACTCCCTGCAGACCATGCAGCAGGACATGATAG ATGGTTTGAAACCCCTCCTTCCTGCATCTGTGCGGAGTCAGATAGACATGCTGGTCCCTCGGCAGTGCTTCTCCCTCAGCTATGACCTGAACTGTGACAAGCTGTGTGCTGACTTTCAGGAGGACATCGAGTTCCATTTTTCCCTCGGCTGGACCATGCTGGTGAATAGGTTCCTGGGCCCCAAGAATAGCCGCCGGGCCTTGATGGGCTACAATGACCAG GTGCAGCGCCCCATGCCTCTGACGCCAGCCAACCCCAGCATGCCCCCGCTGCCGCAGGGCTCCCTCACCCAGGAAGAGCTCATGGTTTCCATGGTCACCGGCCTGGCCTCCCTGACGTCCAGGACTTCCATGGGCATTCTCGTTGTTGGAGGCGTG GTGTGGAAGGCAGTGGGCTGGCGGCTCATCGCCCTCTCCTTTGGGCTCTATGGCCTCCTGTATGTCTACGAGCGTCTGACCTGGACCACCAAGGCCAAGGAGAGGGCCTTCAAGCGCCAGTTTGTAGAGTATGCCAGCGAGAAGCTACAGCTCATCATCAGCTACACTGGCTCCAACTGCAGCCACCAAGTCCAGCA ggaGCTGTCTGGGACCTTTGCTCATCTGTGCCAGCAAGTCGATGTCACTCGGGAGAACCTGGAGCAGGAAATTGCCGCCATGAACAAGAAAATTGAAGTTCTCGATTCACTTCAGAGCAAAGCAAAACTGCTCAG GAATAAAGCCGGTTGGTTGGACAGCGAGCTCAACATGTTCACCCACCAGTACCTGCAGCCCAGCAGATAG
- the MFN2 gene encoding mitofusin-2 isoform X2 — MKVAFFGRTSNGKSTVINAMLWDKVLPSGIGHTTNCFLRVEGTDGHEAFLLTEGSEEKRSVKTVNQLAHALHQDEQLHAGSLVSVMWPNSKCPLLKDDLVLMDSPGIDVTTELDSWIDKFCLDADVFVLVANSESTLMQTEKQFFHKVSERLSRPNIFILNNRWDASASEPEYMEEVRRQHMERCTSFLVDELGVVDRGQAGDRIFFVSAKEALNARIQKAQGMPEGGGALAEGFQVRMFEFQNFERRFEECISQSAVKTKFEQHTVRAKQIAEAVRFIMDSLHIAAQEQRVYCLEMREERQERLGFIDKQLELLAQDYKLRIKQITEEVERQVSTAMAEEIRRLSVLVDEYQMDFHPSPVVLKVYKNELHRHIEEGLGRNMSDRCSTAITNSLQTMQQDMIDGLKPLLPASVRSQIDMLVPRQCFSLSYDLNCDKLCADFQEDIEFHFSLGWTMLVNRFLGPKNSRRALMGYNDQVQRPMPLTPANPSMPPLPQGSLTQEELMVSMVTGLASLTSRTSMGILVVGGVVWKAVGWRLIALSFGLYGLLYVYERLTWTTKAKERAFKRQFVEYASEKLQLIISYTGSNCSHQVQQELSGTFAHLCQQVDVTRENLEQEIAAMNKKIEVLDSLQSKAKLLRNKAGWLDSELNMFTHQYLQPSR, encoded by the exons ATGAAAGTGGCTTTTTTTGGCCG GACGAGCAATGGCAAGAGCACCGTGATCAATGCCATGCTCTGGGACAAGGTTCTGCCCTCTGGGATCGGCCACACCACCAACTGCTTCCTGCGGGTCGAGGGCACAGACGGCCACGAGGCCTTCCTGCTCACAGAGGGCTCGGAGGAGAAGCGCAGCGTCAAG ACTGTGAACCAGCTGGCCCATGCCCTTCACCAGGACGAGCAGCTACATGCTGGCAGCCTGGTGAGTGTGATGTGGCCCAACTCCAAGTGTCCGCTTCTGAAGGATGACCTCGTGCTGATGGACAG CCCTGGCATCGATGTCACCACGGAGCTGGACAGCTGGATTGACAAGTTTTGCCTGGACGCTGATGTGTTTGTGCTGGTGGCCAACTCAGAGTCTACACTGATGCAGACG GAGAAGCAGTTCTTCCACAAGGTCAGTGAGCGCCTGTCCCGCCCGAACATCTTCATCCTGAACAACCGCTGGGACGCGTCTGCTTCAGAGCCTGAGTACATGGAAGAG GTGCGGCGGCAGCACATGGAACGTTGTACCAGCTTCCTGGTGGATGAGCTGGGTGTGGTGGATCGAGGCCAGGCTGGAGACCGCATCTTCTTTGTGTCTGCCAAGGAGGCGCTCAACGCCAGGATCCAGAAGGCCCAGGGCATGCCTGAAGGAG GGGGTGCTCTTGCAGAAGGCTTTCAAGTGCGGATGTTTGAGTTTCAGAATTTTGAGAGACGATTTGAG GAGTGCATCTCCCAGTCTGCGGTAAAGACCAAATTTGAGCAGCACACAGTCCGGGCCAAGCAGATTGCCGAGGCGGTGCGTTTCATCATGGATTCCCTGCACATCGCGGCACAGGAGCAGCG GGTTTACTGCCTGGAAATGCGGGAGGAGCGGCAAGAGCGGCTGGGGTTTATTGACAAGCAGTTGGAGCTCCTGGCGCAGGACTACAAACTGCGCATTAAGCAGATCACGGAGGAGGTGGAGAGGCAG GTGTCCACCGCCATGGCGGAAGAGATCAGACGCCTCTCGGTGCTGGTGGACGAATACCAGATGGATTTCCACCCTTCCCCGGTGGTCCTCAAGGTCTACAAGAAC GAACTGCACCGCCATATAGAGGAAGGACTGGGTCGGAATATGTCCGACCGCTGTTCCACGGCCATCACCAACTCCCTGCAGACCATGCAGCAGGACATGATAG ATGGTTTGAAACCCCTCCTTCCTGCATCTGTGCGGAGTCAGATAGACATGCTGGTCCCTCGGCAGTGCTTCTCCCTCAGCTATGACCTGAACTGTGACAAGCTGTGTGCTGACTTTCAGGAGGACATCGAGTTCCATTTTTCCCTCGGCTGGACCATGCTGGTGAATAGGTTCCTGGGCCCCAAGAATAGCCGCCGGGCCTTGATGGGCTACAATGACCAG GTGCAGCGCCCCATGCCTCTGACGCCAGCCAACCCCAGCATGCCCCCGCTGCCGCAGGGCTCCCTCACCCAGGAAGAGCTCATGGTTTCCATGGTCACCGGCCTGGCCTCCCTGACGTCCAGGACTTCCATGGGCATTCTCGTTGTTGGAGGCGTG GTGTGGAAGGCAGTGGGCTGGCGGCTCATCGCCCTCTCCTTTGGGCTCTATGGCCTCCTGTATGTCTACGAGCGTCTGACCTGGACCACCAAGGCCAAGGAGAGGGCCTTCAAGCGCCAGTTTGTAGAGTATGCCAGCGAGAAGCTACAGCTCATCATCAGCTACACTGGCTCCAACTGCAGCCACCAAGTCCAGCA ggaGCTGTCTGGGACCTTTGCTCATCTGTGCCAGCAAGTCGATGTCACTCGGGAGAACCTGGAGCAGGAAATTGCCGCCATGAACAAGAAAATTGAAGTTCTCGATTCACTTCAGAGCAAAGCAAAACTGCTCAG GAATAAAGCCGGTTGGTTGGACAGCGAGCTCAACATGTTCACCCACCAGTACCTGCAGCCCAGCAGATAG